The following proteins come from a genomic window of Heyndrickxia acidicola:
- a CDS encoding IDEAL domain-containing protein, with translation MLTNGNSVLKTGDWIKGKLRDGQLIIGYIESQSILDGVVKVTVATSDDREALGKTISILSKNVRKLPLSKAVNKKQILFLIDLALSTGDEEWFIELSSKLNSINQLVEGVH, from the coding sequence ATGTTGACGAATGGTAATTCCGTTTTGAAAACAGGTGATTGGATTAAGGGAAAATTAAGGGATGGGCAATTAATAATTGGTTATATTGAGTCACAGAGTATTCTCGATGGAGTTGTTAAAGTAACGGTTGCTACGAGTGATGACCGTGAAGCGCTTGGAAAAACAATTTCGATTTTAAGTAAAAATGTTAGGAAACTGCCACTTTCTAAGGCGGTAAACAAGAAACAAATTCTATTTCTAATAGACTTGGCATTATCAACGGGGGATGAAGAATGGTTTATTGAGCTTTCTTCCAAGTTAAACTCAATCAATCAACTTGTTGAAGGAGTGCATTAA
- the trxA gene encoding thioredoxin — protein MAISHVTDQTFSTEIKEGLVLVDFWAPWCGPCKMIAPVLEEIDGEMGDKVRIIKLNVDENAGTVGKFGVMSIPTLILFKDGVAVDKVIGLYPKEALTEIISKHM, from the coding sequence ATGGCTATCTCACACGTAACAGATCAAACATTTAGCACTGAAATTAAAGAGGGATTAGTTTTAGTGGATTTTTGGGCTCCATGGTGTGGTCCTTGTAAAATGATAGCACCTGTATTGGAGGAAATCGATGGTGAAATGGGTGACAAAGTTAGAATTATCAAGCTTAATGTAGATGAAAACGCAGGAACAGTAGGAAAGTTTGGAGTCATGAGCATTCCAACGTTGATTCTTTTCAAAGACGGAGTGGCTGTAGATAAGGTTATCGGGTTGTATCCAAAAGAAGCTTTGACAGAAATAATTTCAAAGCATATGTAA
- the spxA gene encoding transcriptional regulator SpxA has protein sequence MVNLYMTPSCASCRKAKAWLEEHHIEYIERNILSNPLTVDEIKSILRLTEDGTNDIVSTKSKTFQELNVNIESLPLNEFYKLIIKYPHMLRRPIIQDEKRLQVGYNEEEIRSFLPRRLRTFSNVEWQKVAN, from the coding sequence ATGGTTAATCTGTATATGACACCAAGTTGCGCTTCTTGCCGAAAAGCAAAAGCTTGGCTTGAAGAACATCATATTGAGTATATTGAAAGAAACATATTATCCAATCCCCTTACAGTCGATGAGATTAAATCAATTCTTCGCTTGACTGAAGATGGGACTAATGACATTGTTTCAACTAAATCAAAAACATTTCAGGAATTAAATGTAAATATTGAATCTCTTCCGCTTAATGAATTTTATAAATTAATAATCAAGTACCCTCACATGTTGCGCCGGCCAATTATCCAAGACGAAAAAAGATTACAGGTTGGATATAACGAGGAAGAGATCCGCAGTTTTTTGCCTCGTAGGCTTCGTACATTTTCGAACGTCGAATGGCAAAAAGTGGCCAATTAA
- a CDS encoding SDR family oxidoreductase, protein MSLKGKRVVVIGGTSGIGLSTAKAFLDESAQVIVASRSDAKLSEAKNVLGGNVETYNIDFRSEEKLADFFKKVGNFDHLVVTAGEGAMGHFSDLPVADVREAFDSKFWGQYLAVRAAIPYLNDTSSITLTSGVYGIRPPQGATTLASINSAIDGLVRGLSVDLAPIRVNVVSPGIVDTPLYGGMPDEQRQNLYNNIAQQLPVNRVAQPEDIAEAYVYLVKNGFTTGTVLLIDGGAHLV, encoded by the coding sequence ATGTCATTAAAAGGAAAACGTGTGGTCGTAATAGGAGGTACTTCTGGTATCGGATTATCCACAGCAAAGGCATTTCTTGATGAATCTGCACAAGTCATTGTTGCAAGTCGTTCTGATGCAAAACTATCCGAGGCAAAGAATGTACTTGGTGGTAATGTGGAAACATACAATATTGATTTTCGCAGTGAAGAAAAACTAGCTGATTTTTTTAAAAAGGTAGGGAATTTTGATCACCTTGTCGTTACGGCAGGTGAAGGTGCAATGGGTCATTTTAGTGACTTACCTGTTGCGGATGTTAGAGAAGCGTTTGATAGTAAGTTTTGGGGGCAGTACTTAGCCGTTCGTGCTGCTATTCCGTACTTAAATGATACCAGTTCTATCACATTGACCTCTGGTGTTTATGGAATCCGTCCACCACAGGGGGCAACGACACTTGCTTCGATCAATTCAGCGATCGATGGATTGGTTAGAGGGCTTTCAGTAGACCTGGCCCCTATACGGGTAAATGTTGTTTCACCTGGTATTGTAGACACCCCACTCTATGGAGGAATGCCTGACGAGCAAAGACAAAATTTATACAACAACATTGCACAGCAGTTACCTGTTAATCGCGTGGCACAGCCTGAAGACATTGCTGAAGCCTACGTGTACTTAGTGAAAAATGGTTTTACAACTGGTACTGTGCTTCTTATTGATGGCGGGGCCCACTTGGTGTAA
- a CDS encoding DoxX family protein, which yields MMSLYSRFSPLTLRLVFGILFLIHGVSKFNQMTVTEQFFTKIGLPAGVVPFVALIEIIGGISLLIGYGSRIFAFILAIDMLVAIFVAKLSMGFVGGYEFELSLIAGLVSIVLSGPGAFSLKSASSSRKVSGVTAK from the coding sequence ATGATGTCACTTTATTCACGATTTTCCCCATTGACTCTTCGTTTGGTGTTTGGAATTTTATTTCTTATTCATGGGGTATCAAAATTTAACCAAATGACTGTTACAGAACAATTTTTTACTAAGATTGGACTCCCGGCCGGTGTAGTTCCCTTCGTTGCGTTAATTGAAATCATTGGAGGTATATCATTATTAATTGGATATGGAAGTAGAATATTTGCTTTTATTCTTGCCATCGATATGCTGGTTGCGATTTTTGTAGCGAAATTAAGTATGGGCTTTGTAGGTGGATACGAATTTGAACTCAGTTTAATAGCAGGGTTGGTCTCCATCGTATTAAGTGGTCCAGGAGCATTTTCTTTGAAAAGTGCTAGTTCTTCCAGGAAAGTATCGGGAGTAACAGCGAAGTAA
- a CDS encoding DODA-type extradiol aromatic ring-opening family dioxygenase: protein MMPSFFIAHGAPLLAIENNNYTKFLNQLGQDLPRPKAVVLFSAHWVSETQMVSRVDQYSTIYDFGGFDPSLYTIQYPAGGNHDIAQEIEELLTKNGISFQNETTRGLDHGAWVILRMLYPNADIPVIAMSVNPMLAPEEQYKIGKALSVLRTKDILIIGSGGTVHNLRALKPTDNGEADSWAVEFDDWLSQSLQNWDLPSLFKYASLAPNAQLAVPPYGNEHFVPIFYAMGAADNDRKATLLHRSFRYGNLSHSVWQFG, encoded by the coding sequence ATGATGCCATCATTCTTTATCGCTCATGGCGCGCCGTTACTTGCCATTGAGAATAATAATTATACAAAATTTTTAAATCAATTAGGTCAAGACCTCCCTCGCCCAAAAGCGGTTGTTTTGTTTTCTGCTCATTGGGTGTCCGAAACTCAAATGGTAAGCCGAGTCGATCAGTACAGCACGATTTATGATTTCGGAGGGTTTGATCCATCTCTTTACACGATCCAGTATCCTGCTGGAGGCAACCACGATATAGCACAAGAAATAGAGGAACTGCTCACTAAAAATGGGATTTCTTTTCAAAATGAAACCACTCGCGGTCTTGATCACGGGGCATGGGTCATTCTTCGGATGCTTTATCCGAATGCGGACATCCCAGTGATTGCCATGTCGGTGAATCCGATGCTTGCACCGGAAGAGCAATATAAAATCGGAAAAGCTTTATCGGTATTAAGAACGAAGGATATTTTAATCATCGGCAGTGGAGGAACCGTTCATAACTTAAGAGCCTTAAAACCGACGGACAATGGAGAGGCTGATTCATGGGCAGTTGAATTCGATGATTGGTTATCGCAATCATTACAAAATTGGGATTTGCCATCTTTATTTAAATACGCTTCACTGGCTCCTAATGCTCAACTTGCCGTACCTCCATACGGGAACGAGCATTTTGTGCCAATCTTTTATGCAATGGGAGCTGCAGACAATGATCGAAAAGCGACTTTACTTCATCGCAGTTTCCGATATGGAAACCTCAGTCACAGCGTATGGCAATTTGGTTGA
- a CDS encoding alpha/beta hydrolase yields the protein MESPMIYELRRPKNVVPGKKYPALFVMHGIGSNEQNMFSLVNGLEDFFYILSVRGHLTQEPGFAYFTIQSYGKPHREVFDEGINRLAKFIDYASANYPINLEQLYLMGFSQGAIVSMTLAATLGNKIKGVIALSGYIPQFVKEEYMINPGDHLAVFISHGENDQVLPYEWGKENVDYFTKLGVSVTFKSYPEGHTVSEKNLRDFQSWILKDLR from the coding sequence ATGGAATCACCAATGATTTACGAACTTCGCCGTCCTAAGAATGTTGTACCTGGAAAAAAGTATCCTGCATTGTTTGTCATGCATGGTATAGGAAGTAATGAACAAAATATGTTCTCACTCGTGAATGGTCTAGAGGATTTCTTCTATATCTTAAGTGTAAGGGGGCATCTGACCCAAGAACCAGGTTTTGCCTATTTTACGATCCAAAGCTATGGAAAACCTCATCGAGAAGTATTTGATGAGGGAATCAATCGATTAGCTAAATTTATTGATTATGCATCGGCAAATTATCCAATAAATCTAGAGCAATTATACTTGATGGGCTTTAGCCAAGGCGCGATTGTTTCCATGACATTAGCTGCCACTCTCGGTAACAAAATTAAGGGGGTGATAGCACTTAGTGGTTACATTCCTCAATTTGTAAAGGAAGAATACATGATTAACCCTGGCGATCATTTAGCTGTGTTTATATCACATGGTGAAAATGATCAGGTCCTGCCATATGAATGGGGAAAAGAAAATGTAGATTATTTTACGAAGCTTGGGGTTTCCGTGACTTTTAAATCTTATCCGGAAGGGCACACAGTATCCGAAAAAAATCTGCGGGATTTTCAATCATGGATTTTAAAAGATTTAAGATAG
- a CDS encoding OsmC family protein, giving the protein MAKVQMKVSGVTEGLTSTIHAGTHTFYVDEPAGQGGNDKGPNPLQTVLGALIGCENIIANMVAKEIGFEMQGLSFTVKGELDTSGLMGDPNVRTYFQTVDISVEVKTSESEDRIKKLQEITDKRCPVYNTLKTANVEITTNWKKSM; this is encoded by the coding sequence GTGGCAAAAGTACAAATGAAGGTTTCCGGAGTTACTGAAGGGCTTACTTCAACAATTCATGCTGGTACGCATACATTTTATGTGGATGAACCCGCGGGGCAAGGTGGGAATGACAAGGGACCCAATCCGCTTCAAACAGTCTTAGGCGCATTAATTGGTTGCGAAAATATCATTGCAAACATGGTAGCCAAAGAAATCGGGTTTGAAATGCAAGGGCTTTCCTTTACTGTGAAAGGGGAACTTGATACAAGTGGTCTTATGGGGGATCCAAATGTACGCACTTATTTTCAAACAGTCGACATTTCTGTTGAAGTTAAAACGAGTGAATCGGAAGATCGCATAAAAAAACTGCAGGAGATCACTGATAAACGTTGCCCAGTGTATAATACATTGAAAACCGCAAACGTTGAAATCACGACAAATTGGAAAAAATCCATGTAA
- a CDS encoding RrF2 family transcriptional regulator, with product MNSDFTLAIHSLTYLALQPDRMSTSDAISESAGVHPVRIRKVLSLLKKHGFIKSKEGTGGGFIFTLDLSEVNLWDIYMITSEGALQPKCPDSNEKCIVGANMKRVLFAIFLGAEEHLGEYLKNYTIKEVVDLINQEQNSGCD from the coding sequence ATGAATAGTGATTTTACACTTGCCATTCATAGTTTAACTTATCTTGCGTTGCAGCCGGACCGTATGTCAACAAGTGATGCTATCTCAGAGAGTGCTGGTGTCCACCCGGTACGCATTCGTAAAGTGCTAAGCTTGTTAAAAAAACATGGATTTATAAAATCAAAAGAAGGAACCGGCGGCGGATTTATTTTTACTTTAGACCTTAGTGAAGTGAATCTTTGGGATATATATATGATAACTTCTGAAGGTGCTCTGCAGCCTAAGTGTCCAGATTCAAATGAAAAGTGTATTGTGGGCGCGAATATGAAAAGAGTATTATTTGCAATTTTCTTAGGTGCGGAAGAACATTTGGGTGAATATTTAAAGAACTATACAATTAAAGAAGTTGTTGATCTTATAAATCAAGAACAAAATAGCGGCTGTGACTGA
- a CDS encoding BA3454 family stress response protein, giving the protein MIEVFVTVNYKDKNHQTNVIVNKKMTWEKIKQLAEEQVKKQWDF; this is encoded by the coding sequence ATGATTGAAGTATTCGTTACAGTTAATTATAAAGATAAAAATCATCAAACTAATGTCATTGTAAATAAAAAAATGACATGGGAAAAAATTAAACAGTTAGCAGAAGAACAAGTTAAAAAACAATGGGATTTTTAA
- a CDS encoding DJ-1/PfpI family protein, with protein MSKKALLIIPPERFNEDELFKPKEELENAGVEVTIASTVAGEITGDYDGKATASIIFSDVSPTEFDVVSVIGGSGTNDHLWGNQELQGFLKQAYNEKVLVTGICAGAVTVAKTGLLSGREATCYPVDVQKNELKAIDVKYVEQHVVAHDDIITGDGPQGAKEFGKALVKALR; from the coding sequence ATGAGTAAAAAAGCACTATTAATTATACCGCCAGAACGTTTTAATGAAGATGAGTTATTCAAACCAAAAGAAGAGCTTGAAAATGCAGGAGTCGAAGTAACCATTGCTAGCACCGTGGCAGGTGAAATTACTGGTGACTATGATGGGAAAGCAACTGCTTCGATTATCTTTTCAGACGTATCGCCCACAGAATTTGATGTTGTTTCGGTAATTGGAGGATCCGGTACAAATGATCATTTATGGGGAAATCAAGAATTACAAGGCTTTTTGAAGCAAGCTTACAATGAGAAAGTTCTTGTAACAGGAATTTGTGCAGGGGCTGTTACAGTTGCTAAAACTGGTTTGCTTTCTGGAAGAGAAGCAACTTGCTATCCAGTAGATGTTCAAAAGAACGAATTGAAAGCTATTGACGTTAAATATGTTGAACAACATGTTGTTGCTCATGATGATATTATTACTGGCGATGGTCCACAAGGTGCGAAAGAATTTGGAAAAGCCCTTGTTAAAGCATTACGTTAG
- a CDS encoding Ger(x)C family spore germination protein: MKSVALLVMLISIVLTAGCSSPFSENNIIEEIAPVVFWYMDEGKEGKLKISTMAPPLIKEKKYLLTREVHLLNEGTKLFNLAYYRELKPGQLRMLLINERLAKKGILSLLNTVATDPDVSQRLYLVIVDGNFDTYIKKQLVKQPNLDYFLYRMLRHYEENNQGEITVVNLHQFMKTFYSPFSYPILPVFKVDKENFTYKGTALFRHDKLIATVKNTDDQIIQLMNNNHYLKYLPIPKSSVTLGHVRSNVHMKFNPNYSSLSIKVNLTSRIEEYRGNKNILDHDELASLKKEIESYLDKQSMEFLKKMQNWDVDPLQIGTLSLNPWEKPLSEKQWSHYWKRMKINVDYHLHPEPLTNVK; this comes from the coding sequence ATGAAATCGGTAGCGTTATTAGTCATGTTAATCAGTATCGTGTTGACGGCAGGCTGTTCTTCCCCATTTTCGGAGAACAATATAATTGAAGAAATCGCTCCTGTGGTGTTCTGGTATATGGATGAGGGAAAAGAAGGAAAGTTAAAAATCAGCACGATGGCGCCGCCACTGATTAAAGAAAAGAAGTATCTGCTGACTCGAGAAGTTCACTTGCTGAATGAGGGGACAAAGCTCTTTAATTTAGCTTATTACCGTGAATTGAAACCAGGGCAACTTCGAATGTTGTTAATCAATGAAAGGCTTGCAAAAAAAGGAATTCTATCGCTGCTTAATACCGTAGCTACAGACCCCGATGTTTCCCAACGTCTTTATCTCGTCATTGTAGATGGGAATTTTGACACTTACATAAAAAAACAACTCGTTAAGCAACCAAACCTCGATTATTTCCTTTATCGCATGCTCAGACACTACGAGGAAAATAATCAGGGGGAAATTACTGTCGTTAATTTACATCAATTTATGAAGACGTTCTATTCCCCATTTTCGTATCCAATTCTGCCAGTCTTTAAGGTTGACAAAGAAAATTTCACATATAAAGGAACGGCTTTGTTCCGTCACGACAAACTAATAGCGACCGTCAAAAACACAGACGATCAAATTATCCAGCTCATGAACAACAATCACTACCTTAAATATCTTCCTATACCGAAATCATCCGTCACGTTAGGTCATGTTCGCTCAAATGTCCATATGAAATTTAATCCAAACTATTCGTCCCTGTCAATCAAAGTCAATCTGACCAGTAGAATCGAGGAGTATAGAGGAAATAAAAATATACTTGATCATGATGAACTAGCGAGTCTTAAAAAAGAGATCGAATCCTATTTGGATAAACAATCAATGGAATTTTTAAAAAAAATGCAAAATTGGGACGTGGACCCATTACAGATTGGAACACTCTCTCTTAACCCCTGGGAGAAACCACTAAGTGAAAAACAATGGTCGCATTACTGGAAACGAATGAAGATTAACGTGGACTATCATCTTCACCCTGAACCTTTAACGAATGTAAAATAA